A window of the Streptomyces sp. NBC_00250 genome harbors these coding sequences:
- a CDS encoding DUF805 domain-containing protein, protein MNWYLEVLKKYVVFTGRARRKEFWMFELINLIISIVLAVVDMSLDMQLLGTIYALAVFLPSLAVTVRRLHDTGRSGWWILIALVPLIGFIVLIVFAATEGEQHENAHGPNPKLAPAY, encoded by the coding sequence GTGAACTGGTACCTCGAAGTCCTGAAGAAGTACGTCGTCTTCACCGGCCGGGCCCGCCGCAAGGAATTCTGGATGTTCGAGTTGATCAACTTGATCATCTCGATCGTCCTCGCCGTCGTCGACATGTCGCTCGACATGCAGCTGCTGGGCACGATCTACGCTCTCGCCGTATTCCTGCCGTCCCTGGCGGTCACCGTCCGCCGACTCCACGACACGGGCCGCTCGGGCTGGTGGATCCTCATCGCTCTGGTGCCGCTCATCGGCTTCATCGTCCTCATCGTCTTCGCCGCCACCGAGGGCGAGCAGCACGAGAACGCGCACGGCCCGAACCCGAAGCTGGCCCCGGCCTACTGA
- a CDS encoding SPW repeat protein — translation MLQTRGVAAVEELVILAGIYAAISAWTVHFSATQPALAISNLVVGISLAVLGLCMSMAPERSQDLNFVVLLMGAWLIVAPWVVGSGPDTGTILSNVITGACVCLFSLTAGGLLMTKRRT, via the coding sequence ATGCTCCAGACCCGAGGTGTCGCGGCGGTCGAGGAACTCGTGATCCTCGCCGGTATCTACGCCGCGATCTCCGCGTGGACGGTTCACTTCTCCGCCACCCAGCCCGCGCTCGCCATCAGCAACCTGGTCGTAGGCATCTCCCTCGCGGTGCTCGGCCTGTGCATGTCGATGGCTCCGGAGCGGTCGCAGGACCTCAACTTCGTCGTCCTGTTGATGGGTGCGTGGCTGATCGTCGCCCCGTGGGTGGTCGGGTCGGGCCCCGACACCGGCACCATCCTCAGCAACGTGATCACCGGCGCGTGCGTCTGCCTGTTCTCCCTCACGGCCGGCGGACTGCTCATGACCAAGCGAAGGACGTGA
- a CDS encoding TauD/TfdA dioxygenase family protein, whose protein sequence is MSTATTADTVTVQKVGGRLGAVISGVRLGGDLPAETVTEIRAALLAHKVVFFRGQDHLDEAAHEAFGRLLGTPVAHPTVPSADGRYSFPIDSDYGGRANQWHTDVTFVPAYPAFSILRAVVIPPYGGNTLWANTATAYENLPEPLRALADSLRAVHSNDYDYAALRPGALPEQLARFREVFASTKFLTEHPVVRVHPETGERTLLLGNFVQRISGLTGADSRALLGLFQSHVERPENTVRWQWQVGDVAIWDNRATQHYGVDDSDDHVRKLRRVTIDGDVPVGVDGSASVLLAPESVPDPAFGIASGDSAEEPVAV, encoded by the coding sequence ATGTCGACCGCGACCACCGCCGACACCGTCACCGTCCAGAAGGTCGGCGGCCGCCTCGGCGCCGTCATCTCCGGCGTCCGCCTCGGCGGCGACCTGCCCGCCGAGACCGTGACCGAGATCCGCGCCGCGCTCCTCGCGCACAAGGTCGTCTTCTTCCGCGGCCAGGACCACCTGGACGAGGCGGCACACGAGGCCTTCGGCCGGCTCCTCGGCACGCCCGTCGCCCACCCCACCGTCCCCTCGGCCGACGGCCGTTACTCCTTCCCGATCGACTCGGACTACGGCGGCCGCGCCAACCAGTGGCACACCGACGTCACCTTCGTACCCGCCTACCCCGCCTTCTCGATCCTGCGCGCGGTGGTCATCCCGCCGTACGGCGGCAACACCCTGTGGGCCAACACGGCGACCGCGTACGAGAACCTCCCCGAGCCGCTGCGCGCCCTGGCCGACAGCCTGCGCGCGGTGCACTCCAACGACTACGACTACGCGGCCCTGCGTCCCGGCGCCCTGCCCGAACAGCTCGCCCGCTTCCGCGAGGTCTTCGCCTCCACGAAGTTCCTCACGGAGCACCCGGTGGTACGGGTCCACCCCGAGACCGGCGAGAGGACGCTGCTCCTCGGCAACTTCGTCCAGCGGATCAGCGGTCTGACGGGCGCCGACTCCCGCGCCCTGCTCGGTCTCTTCCAGTCGCACGTCGAGCGCCCGGAGAACACGGTGCGCTGGCAGTGGCAGGTCGGTGACGTGGCCATCTGGGACAACCGCGCGACCCAGCACTACGGCGTGGACGACTCCGACGACCACGTGCGCAAGCTGCGCCGCGTGACGATCGACGGCGACGTCCCGGTCGGCGTGGACGGCAGCGCCTCGGTCCTCCTCGCGCCCGAGTCCGTCCCGGACCCGGCGTTCGGCATCGCCTCGGGCGACTCCGCGGAGGAGCCCGTCGCCGTATGA
- a CDS encoding ATP-binding protein has translation MNWHIHDYRESDLAAVVHLIDTTAELGQESVFSLAECISALTSRQPAVVAVHQGVPIGAALACVSGERAWVMRIAISSAWRGRGLASALLVELERRLVAARVGRIAYVLPEEELLGEGLLNAGYTRQPAVAYFEKVEPLHGPAAGLLDDLGGRLLPGDLWAKVAGMEREKDLIERRVVLPLAEPERAGRHGVRPPRAVCLFGPPGTGKTTFARGIASRLGWPFVEILPSRLADEGNLAAALRSAFARIAELERVLVFIDEVEEIAPVRSEPAQPGGMHGVTNELLKLIPGFRERDERLLVCATNSIRSLDPAFLRPGRFDYLIPIGTPDKAARAAIWARYTDGRTDVDIDELVLASDLFTPADIEHAARIAAQASFERDLLAVGGRGGDGPVPGASTADYLAAIGECRPTVTPEMVEQFASDITTHART, from the coding sequence GTGAACTGGCACATCCACGACTACCGCGAGAGCGATCTCGCCGCCGTCGTCCATCTGATCGACACGACCGCGGAGCTCGGCCAGGAGTCCGTGTTCTCGCTGGCCGAGTGCATCAGCGCCCTGACCAGCCGCCAGCCCGCCGTGGTCGCCGTCCACCAGGGCGTGCCGATCGGGGCCGCGCTCGCCTGTGTCTCCGGCGAGCGGGCCTGGGTCATGCGCATCGCGATCTCCTCGGCCTGGCGCGGCCGCGGTCTCGCCAGCGCCCTGCTCGTGGAGTTGGAGCGGCGACTCGTGGCGGCGCGCGTGGGGCGGATCGCGTACGTCCTGCCGGAGGAGGAGCTGCTCGGCGAGGGCCTCCTCAACGCCGGGTACACCCGGCAGCCCGCCGTCGCGTACTTCGAGAAGGTGGAGCCGCTGCACGGTCCGGCCGCCGGGCTCCTCGACGACCTGGGCGGCCGGCTGCTCCCGGGCGACCTGTGGGCCAAGGTTGCCGGGATGGAGCGGGAGAAGGACCTGATCGAGCGCCGGGTGGTACTGCCCCTCGCCGAGCCGGAGCGGGCGGGGCGGCACGGTGTACGGCCGCCGCGCGCGGTCTGCCTGTTCGGCCCGCCCGGCACCGGGAAGACCACGTTCGCGCGCGGGATCGCCTCACGGCTCGGCTGGCCGTTCGTGGAGATCCTGCCGTCCCGCCTCGCCGACGAGGGCAACCTCGCCGCGGCCCTGCGGTCCGCTTTCGCCCGGATCGCCGAGCTGGAGCGGGTCCTGGTCTTCATCGACGAGGTCGAGGAGATCGCCCCGGTGCGCTCCGAGCCCGCGCAGCCCGGTGGGATGCACGGGGTGACGAACGAACTCCTCAAGCTGATACCCGGCTTCCGGGAGCGGGACGAGCGGCTGCTCGTCTGTGCCACCAACTCGATCCGCTCCCTCGACCCGGCGTTCCTGCGCCCCGGCCGCTTCGACTACCTCATCCCGATCGGTACGCCGGACAAGGCGGCGCGTGCGGCGATCTGGGCCCGGTACACCGACGGCAGGACGGACGTCGACATCGACGAACTGGTCCTCGCGAGCGACCTGTTCACGCCGGCCGACATCGAGCACGCGGCCCGGATCGCGGCCCAGGCCTCCTTCGAGCGTGATCTGCTCGCCGTCGGCGGGCGGGGCGGCGACGGTCCGGTGCCAGGGGCGAGCACCGCGGACTATCTGGCGGCCATCGGGGAATGCAGGCCGACGGTCACCCCGGAGATGGTCGAGCAGTTCGCCTCGGACATCACCACACACGCCCGGACCTGA
- a CDS encoding cupin domain-containing protein, producing MAGIVKKSFDAADETRPFEGNKGRLDLVTGERGAVGRAVFEPGWQWSKHVKPIAGTDSCQASHVGYIVSGRMKVVMDDGETTEYGAGDYMEVKPGHDAWVLGDDACVALDWTGFADYAKPSG from the coding sequence ATGGCCGGCATCGTGAAGAAGAGCTTCGACGCAGCGGACGAGACCCGTCCCTTCGAGGGCAACAAGGGCAGGCTTGACCTGGTCACCGGTGAGCGTGGCGCGGTCGGTCGTGCCGTGTTCGAGCCGGGCTGGCAGTGGTCCAAGCACGTCAAACCGATCGCCGGCACCGACAGTTGCCAGGCGTCGCACGTGGGGTACATCGTCAGCGGCCGGATGAAGGTCGTCATGGACGACGGTGAGACGACCGAGTACGGGGCCGGGGACTACATGGAGGTCAAGCCCGGCCACGACGCCTGGGTCCTCGGTGACGACGCCTGCGTCGCACTGGACTGGACCGGCTTCGCCGACTACGCGAAGCCCTCCGGCTGA